The window CGCGGCTTCCTCGTCCGGGCCCGGATCATCGGCGCACGCTACGGCACGCAGCAGTCCGTGATCGACGAGATCGTCGACGACCACGTCTCCATGGCCGTCGTCCTGCTCCACCAGCAGGACCGGCGCTATGCCGAGCAGGCCGTCGCGGCGGTCGGCGACGCCGACCTCGCCGTCAATGCACTCGGTGACCTCGCCACCAACCTGGCTCGTGCGGCCGGCACCGAGACCGAAGGACCCCGTTCCAGCGCACGCGATGTCGCCTACGGTCTCCTCGAGGCCCCGTACCGCACCTGGCTCGCACACCTCGCTGATACCGACGACCCGTACGCGCAGCGCACCGCCTGGCAGCAGCAGGTGTACGGGATCGTCGGCAGGCTCGGCGACCGGCTGATGTCCGCGGCCGGGGACGCCGCCTGGCAGGGCCGGATTGTCCAGCTCAAGCACGGCACCGAGTGGCTCAACTCCGCGCTCGCCGGCAAGTGGTTCCGCGCCGCCCTGTACAAGGGCCTGGGGCGCCCTGACTCCTCCCACATGCCGCCGGACGCGGACGCGAGCCCGGCGCCCGAGACCATCGTGAAGGCACCCGCATGACCACTGTCACCGCACCTGTCACCCCACGCGAACGGGTCGCCCGGCTTGCCGCCGGCCATATTGCCGCCTTGCAGCGGGGCTATCTTGATGATCAGTCCCACGCCGTCGCGTCCCTCGCCCGGCTCCGGCGCGGCGCCGGCCGGGAGGCCGGGCAGCTGCCGGACCTGTGGGCCCTGATCGACACCGGCCCCCTGCACGAAACCCGGGACGATGCACGGCCGTTGAGTGAGCGCGAACTGGTCCGGGCCGAAGACGCCCTGCATGTCGCGCTCACTCTCTACGCGCTGCACCAGCAGTCCCGCCGCTCCGGCATGCATCAGGCAGACCGGCCGGACCGCCGCCGGGGCCTGGGCGCCGCGGTGCGCCGCATGATGAAGCCCGGCGAGATCGACCACCCCGTGCACAAGCGCCTGGTCCGGGCCGGTACCGCCCCCGACCTGGCCGTCCTCGCCCAGCGGCTGCGCGACATCGTCGTCCTGCTGCGCCGCGAGGACATCCAGCTCGATCACGCGCTGCTCGCCGGACAGCTCTACACCTGGCAGTGGCCCGGCGGCGCGGACACCGTCCGCAGGGAGTGGGGCCGCTCCTTCCACGCCTGGCACGACAAGCCCAAGGACGGCGCTGCCGCCTCCGCCGGCTCCGACACCACCCGCACCACGGACACTGACAAGGACGCCTCGTGAACCGCATCTTCCTCGACGTACACGCCCTGCAGACCGTCCCGCCCAGCAACCTCAACCGCGACGACACCGGCGCGCCGAAGACCGCGGTGTACGGGGGAGTGCCGCGCGCCCGCGTCTCCAGCCAGGCATGGAAGCGGGCCACCCGTACGTACTTCAAGGACGAGCACCTGCTGGACGCGAGTGAACTCGGCGTGCGGACCAAGAAGATCGTGGAGGCGGTCGCCGGCCGGATCACCGCTCTCGATCCCTCTCTCGCCGGTGAGACCGCGCTGCGGATCGCGGACGAGACCGTGAATGCCGCGGGGCTGAAGACCGAGGTTCCCAAGCGCAAGGCGGCCGCGGCCAAGGACGGTGAGCCGGAACCGGCACCCCAGTCCAAATACCTGGTGTTCCTCAGCGCCCGCCAACTCGACGGCCTGGCCCGCCTCGCAGTCGAGGGCGCCGCCGACATCACGGCGTACCTGAAGGACAAGGAGAACAAGGGCCGGGCGAAGCAGATCGCGGACACCCACCACTCCGTCGACATCGCCCTGTTCGGCCGCATGGTGGCGGACGACGCCGACATCAACGTCGACGCCGCCGTTCAGGTCGCTCACGCCATCAGCGTCCACCGTGTGGAGAACGAGTCCGACTACTACACGGCCGTCGACGACGAGAACACCGACGCGGAGACCGGCGCCGGCATGATCGGCACGGTCGACTTCAACTCCGCCACCCTTTACCGCTACGCCGCTCTCGGCGTCCATCAGCTCGCCGCCAACCTCGGACAGAGCCTGCGCGATGACAAGCCGCGCACTGACCCGGTCCGCCGGGCAGTCGAGGCCTTCGTCCACGGCTTCGTCGCCTCCCTGCCCACCGGAAAGATCAACACCTTCGGGCACCACACACTGCCCGACGCCGTGATCGTCAAGCTCCGCACCACCCGGCCCGTCAGCTTCGTCGCCGCCTTCGAGGACCCGGTGCGAGGCGAGGCGGGCGGCTACGTCCGTGAGGCCTCCGAGCGCCTGGCCGAGTACATCCCCGACATCGAGCGAGCGTACGGCGACGACGACTCCACCCTCACCTGGGTGCTGCGCGTCGGTCCGAACACGCAGAAGCTCGCCGGGATCGGCACCGAGTCGGAGAACCTCGTCGAACTCGTTGCCGCCGTCGGCCAGACCGTCGCCGAGCGCCTGGAGAAGCCGGCATGAGCGTGCTGACCCTTCGGCTCGCGGGCCCCCTGCAGTCGTGGGGGGCCTCGGCTCGCTTCGCCCGCCGTACCACCGAGTCCGTCCCCACGAAGAGCGGGGTCATCGGCATGCTCGCTGCCGCGGCTGGCATCGAACGCGGCGACGACGACAGGCTGTGGCCGCTGGCAGCCCTGCGGTTCGGCGTCCGCATCGACCAACCCGGCACCCGTGTAAGGGACTTCCAGACCGCCCACCACGGCGTCACCGGCAAATCCATGCCGCTGTCCGAACGCTTCTACCTCGCCGATGCCGTGTTCGTCGCCGCCCTCGAAGGCGACCACCCGCTGCTCGCCGAGCTGCACGCAGCGCTGCGCGCCCCGGTGTACGCGCCGTTCCTCGGCCGCCGTTCCTGCCCGCCCTCCCTCCCGGTTGAGCTCCACCTCCACGACCACGGCGGTCTGCAGGACGCGCTGCGCGAGGAACCGTGGCAGGCCTCGCCCTGGTACCGCAAGCAGTTCCGCGGCCGGGACGAGGTCGAACTGACCGTGCTGCGCGAGGCGGACGCGCATGAGCAGAACGCCGCGGACACCCTGCGCGACCAGCCGCTCAGCTTCGCCGCCGAACACCGGCGCCACACCCTGCGCACCCAGGTCACCTGCAGCGTGCCCATCCCCAACCCGTCCGCCCGGCACCTGCCCCGGCACGACCCGTTCGACGCCTTGGACGAAGAGAGCGCCTGATGTTCCTCACCCGCTTCCGCGTGAACACCGCGCGGCCCGGTGCCCGCCGCCTGCTGTCCTCACCGCAGGCCATGCACGCGACCGTCATGTCGTCCTTTCCGACGCTGCTGCCCACCGACACACCCCCGCCGGACGGCCCACGTGTGCTGTGGCGGCTGGACCACACCACCCGCGCCGAGGTCATGCTGTACGTCGTCAGCCCCGACCGGCCCGACCTCACCCATCTCGTCGAACAAGCCGGCTGGCCAGCCGCAGCCGCCGCCGACCCGGCCGAACCGGGTTGGCAGAGCCGCCCCTACGGCCCGCTCCTCGACCGGCTCGCCACCGGCGACCGGTGGGCGTTCCGCCTCACCGCAAACCCCGTCCACCACGCCCGCCGCAAGGACGACGAACCCACCAAGCGCACCGCGCACCTCACCCCGGTGCATCAGATGGGCTGGCTCCTCAAGCGCCAGGAAACCTGCGGCTTCCGCGTACTGGAAAAGCCGGACGCCAAGCGGCTGCTTCCCGGCGGCACCACCCACACCAAGCAGCCCCACCACGGCGATCGCTACGAACTGACCGTCCGCGACCAACGCGCCCGCGCCTTCGACAAATCCCGCAGCACCGGCACCCAGGGCGGCCGCCGGGCACCCGTCAGCCTG of the Streptomyces sp. NBC_01788 genome contains:
- the casB gene encoding type I-E CRISPR-associated protein Cse2/CasB, with the translated sequence MTTVTAPVTPRERVARLAAGHIAALQRGYLDDQSHAVASLARLRRGAGREAGQLPDLWALIDTGPLHETRDDARPLSERELVRAEDALHVALTLYALHQQSRRSGMHQADRPDRRRGLGAAVRRMMKPGEIDHPVHKRLVRAGTAPDLAVLAQRLRDIVVLLRREDIQLDHALLAGQLYTWQWPGGADTVRREWGRSFHAWHDKPKDGAAASAGSDTTRTTDTDKDAS
- the cas7e gene encoding type I-E CRISPR-associated protein Cas7/Cse4/CasC translates to MNRIFLDVHALQTVPPSNLNRDDTGAPKTAVYGGVPRARVSSQAWKRATRTYFKDEHLLDASELGVRTKKIVEAVAGRITALDPSLAGETALRIADETVNAAGLKTEVPKRKAAAAKDGEPEPAPQSKYLVFLSARQLDGLARLAVEGAADITAYLKDKENKGRAKQIADTHHSVDIALFGRMVADDADINVDAAVQVAHAISVHRVENESDYYTAVDDENTDAETGAGMIGTVDFNSATLYRYAALGVHQLAANLGQSLRDDKPRTDPVRRAVEAFVHGFVASLPTGKINTFGHHTLPDAVIVKLRTTRPVSFVAAFEDPVRGEAGGYVREASERLAEYIPDIERAYGDDDSTLTWVLRVGPNTQKLAGIGTESENLVELVAAVGQTVAERLEKPA
- the cas5e gene encoding type I-E CRISPR-associated protein Cas5/CasD, which gives rise to MSVLTLRLAGPLQSWGASARFARRTTESVPTKSGVIGMLAAAAGIERGDDDRLWPLAALRFGVRIDQPGTRVRDFQTAHHGVTGKSMPLSERFYLADAVFVAALEGDHPLLAELHAALRAPVYAPFLGRRSCPPSLPVELHLHDHGGLQDALREEPWQASPWYRKQFRGRDEVELTVLREADAHEQNAADTLRDQPLSFAAEHRRHTLRTQVTCSVPIPNPSARHLPRHDPFDALDEESA
- the cas6e gene encoding type I-E CRISPR-associated protein Cas6/Cse3/CasE: MFLTRFRVNTARPGARRLLSSPQAMHATVMSSFPTLLPTDTPPPDGPRVLWRLDHTTRAEVMLYVVSPDRPDLTHLVEQAGWPAAAAADPAEPGWQSRPYGPLLDRLATGDRWAFRLTANPVHHARRKDDEPTKRTAHLTPVHQMGWLLKRQETCGFRVLEKPDAKRLLPGGTTHTKQPHHGDRYELTVRDQRARAFDKSRSTGTQGGRRAPVSLVTVTFDGRLEVTDPQLLRRALTQGIGKAKAYGCGLLTLAPLGTAG